tttttttgtcacaatctaattatataattttcatacgatacttttttttcaaatgaaatataaagtttttatatcaaaactataaacatcactttaatataatatagaaaatgtatatatatgggacagttctagtatttatacataatatcttcaccacacctacattatttttcattgtgggacatataacatactaaaaaatacatatcttttatatcaaaaaattttgggttaatacctactccctcctattctaaataactctccctatttcctttttcgtctattcacaatactctccttgtttccttatttggcaaacttttatacttattttaatcatcccaccccacaacaataccccacaatactcatactttatctcattttaatcaccttaccccacaacaatacttattttaatcacacaataccttccctctctccaatctcctaccccactacaatactttaccatataatactcccctcccttaattcccgtggcctccatgaaaggggagggttattaagaataggagggagtatgtttcaaggatgcctcctatttatatttattgaatcaccctaccgtatactattctttcgatgatagatacataatttaattatttagacgtagtatgttcatcatgcctacattatttttcaatgtgaaagatataacatatcaAGACGTACATGCctcttcttaaaaaaaccactattgtatacatatgaTTTTTCGTTGaagtaaaaccacttagtctcgatcattagatagggatctctacatcgtacatataacgactcattaacgctctattactgcattcagaagacaaccattagtaaaatatTTAGTTTTGTACTATGTCaagagactaccattagtaaaacttttagttttgtattttctgattttcttgttcatgttcttaactcttttccGGGTAGTTCGCAATGATTTcgctttattttttatatcatatcgtagataatgataaaaaatcttaagagctctttacaacaatatttatgagactcaaaaaattttgggtggataaataagttccaaatatgactccaatttataatcataggatcacatcaccttatactaatctttcgatgtgggacaattctactatttatatgtagtatattcaccacacctacgtcattttccaatgtgggacaaaacatattaaaaattacacaattttacatattaagaagttttaatatgtgcaaataatatgaaatctatactctaatgataacattttttaccacgaagctaattatattattttaataatttttttaatgatACTTTTTTGTCatgtgaaatgtaaaagtttgatacaAAAATttgaaatatcacttgaatataaatatatatattataataattaaaagattctccactttatttttgacatcaaaaattattatttatgatactttcctaaattaatttttgatgatgtagaCGCTCtcaaatcgctcgaaaaaactctcatatatatatatatactagtattggtgcccagcTTCGCCCGGGATACCTCTACTTGCCATTAATTTTTTTtcgttaaataaaattacttaaagttgcataacccataaatttatcattaatatatttttctatgaggtatcctaaaattacgatgaaataaattttgagacaaattcactactcccgctattaatattttactcttattaatgaaacagtAGTAacaacatttcactacttgcccgtaatcattgttactttcactactcccgccgtaattattgtttctgtcactactgccgcattaatattgataatttcattacTCCTGCCTTAattactgttactttcactattgccgaattaatattgattattacaATACTCTCGTtgtgataatattgttacttactattcaaatgagtgattattatcatataactatatccaatgttactacaattcttttctttactgacgaaattacttttactacttaagcatgcaattttaagaagattatatatttatataaatatattacatatatgcattataTCAAATCGGAAGAATTATGCAacattatatattatggaatctaacatgaattatttataacctacttattatatttttgtatgttaaataattaacatttctatatatctaataaactataaaatttaataaaattgcatagattttaaatttaatatataattttatgatgacaataattaataccataagtgtgcatgtttatactaattaattattttattttaaggaaattgatcatcatctagtcttctataaatatttaggaaaattaccaacaAGCATctttttcttttagtctccttgaaattgaccatcttaattaattatattattttaaggaaagtgaccatgttttagtatcttacaaatgtttaggaaaattaccaagcttctatataatttaattttaacccaaactatataatatttgcattgagattcCTTAATCGgatccatcacacggtgctattgatttaaaactatatagtataattaatttgtataactttctttaattatattgaagttccttgatttctggatttaatatatagtattaatTAATTGATATATAGATATATACACCTTGATACTCCATATCGTCCGCACTCCGCAGTAATCTTACCATATGGGCATATATGCATGTCACTGTTATTTTATCTGATGAACTTTCGTGTCGTAATTCTTATTATGATGCGGTGTTGGAAGTGTAtctactttatttccttattgtTCTTGTCTATTAGACACTTTGACTTAGAGGTGGTAAATGGGTCATTCGGGTTGGGTATAGGCCGGGTCATtttggatcgggtcattttcgggttatCGTACATTTCGGATCGGGTCGGATcattttcgggtttcgggtcattttcgggtgaCCTTttgtcgggtcacttcgggtcgtGTCACTTTCGTGTATGGGTCATTTTCGGTCGGGTCGCTTTCGGGTTAATGGCTAAAACACTTTAGTTAGTACTATTTTGATTACGAAATACTACTTtacaaatttaactatttataaGGAATGATTGTAACAAATGAAACTCTATTAGGTTTAAATAACATTAATTTGACTTAGTACTTGTCGTTTCGAGTCATTTTGGGTCACTTTAAGTCATTTTGGATCGGGTCAATTATGGgttgggtcatttcgggtcgggtcatctaAGGTCGGTTCAACATTGGGTCAATCaagtttcgggtcgggtctgtgtcgggtcgggtcaattcaggTTTGGGTTATATCGAATCCAACAAGTTTGGATTATTTTCGGGTCTCAGCTCAGCCTTATTGGATCGGGTCATTTGGATCGGGTCAGCTTTGCCAGATATACTTAGACCCCACCCCTCCTTATTTACAATGATGAAATAGTAGCAAGTAAAAAAAACAGAACACACAAAAACCAAAAAGGGCTCTCTCTCTAGAACTCTCCATCTTCTCTCTACTTTTCCTCCCCCTCTAAGTAATCTTTGATCTGCTTTCACCGACTCTCTCCCTACCAACCCTTATCCTCTCCAATGCCGCCGGAGATATGGCCGTTCCATGGCCACTCTCCGGCGGTCCTGATCCGCGATCACGTTTTTCAGTTCGTCGTTCTGTTTTAAGCCGCCCCTATTTTATGTTTTTTGGGTTTCTTTGCCGCCTCATCTTGTTCTAGGATTTTGACCTGGTTTTCTGATCTTAGGTCGCTGGTAGCTTGTTGTTGGCTTGTTTTTCCCGAGCTCTTTTCCTATCTTTGTTTATCGGGATCAATTTTAATTTCACAAGCTTTGAGCTTTCTGAATTCTTGATTTATGCCTTTACTTTGAGATTCACTTTCTTTTTCGCGCTTGAATATCCTTTTTCAGTTTCTCTGGGTGATGTTGGTGTTCGCTGTGAGTTCTTGTAGCTTGCTGTATGGTGACGAGCTTAGGACTCTTGTTTGGCGGCGGGTTTCTTAACTAGTTGAGGTGTTTCTTCCTGTTTGTTGGCTCaatttgtttctttttttccgatggtggcttttttttttttttttttttttttttttttttttttttttatgctcttTCCGTGATCGTCTGTCAGTTGGAGGGGGTATGCCTGGTTTGGCAGTGGAGTTTGTTTGGTTGGAAGCAGTATTTCTTATCATCGTTTGTTCTTTGCTACGATCTTCTTTAAGCTTCCTCTGCCTTTTAGTTTCCTTCTTTCTTAAGTTTGAGTTTAGCTTTATTCATACTTACTTTTAGTCCTGTTTTTCGTCATTCCTTAATTATGGCATATCACTTAATTTTAGCTAGTCTTGTGGATATGTTTCGTGGGGATGATTGTCCCGAGATGGAGGTTGTCCTTGGTGAAGCCATTACGGAATGTGGGGTGCCATCGTGTCAAAGTGTTGGCCTGCTCAAGGATAAGGGGAATGCGTTCTTTAAAATGGGTTTTCTGCCTTTGGCGTTCCTTCATTATAAACTCGCTCTAAAATTTATCCTGCTTATGGGTACCCCAACCAGTTCCAATGTACCTGCTGCAACTTCTCTTGCCCTTTCTATCTTTTTGAATTTGGCAGCTTGTGAGCTCAAGACTACCGATTACGATCAAGTGTGCCGCTATTGCTCTTTGATTTTGATGGTTGAGCCGTCAAATGTTAAAGCTCTATACCGAAGAGGGTTAGCTTTTAAGCACTTAAATCTTCTTCCGAAGGCCATTGCTGATTTCGACTATGCTCTCAAAATTAATCCTCATAACAAGGACATTTCCCGAGAGCTACAAGCTGTCCATGACCGTTTATCTATCAACTCAAATGGGAAACGAGAATCTTCTCAAACCGATCCCTGCCTTTCGAGAGGAAAGGAAAGAAGCCCTTATTGTCTCCGGCCGCTTGCTTGCGGATAGTGCCCCTTCGCTTGATGCTTGCGTCCCTGACAGCTTACCGGAACTGTCTTCTGAGGTGTTTATGGATTCTGAGATTTTAACCGAGGGGCCTATGGAGACTAAGTGTTGCCCTGCTCCTTGCGCGGCTGTAAAAAAGACCGTCGTGGATGATACCGTCTCCTCTGCTAGTTCAAAATCGTCTGCTTTCAGTTTTATCAACAAGAAAAAGCCTCATAATAAACTTAATCTTTCATCTCAAGTCTATGAAAATTTAATGTGTGGCAAACATTTCGAGTTTTTCCACCCTAGGTCTATGTCTATCATGAGGGTTCGTCCCCTCATCTCAAAAACTATCCAGACGGGAACTCCCCTGAAAGATGTTTCAGGGTCAGCAGAAGTTCCCATTTCTTCTCCTATTAAGGAGAACTTTGATACACAGTTTAGTGTCATGCAGGCTGAGAGTGATGAGCTGATCCAAGAGGACGTTATTTTCCAAGCAGAAAAGAAGAAACGCCTCTCTTCTGTCTCTTCCCATATCAGCAAGGTTTCGGTGACCAAGTTCAAGTTTGCAGCGGTCGGAAATCAGTTGAATAGCAAATGGAGATGCAATAGGAGTCCCTCCTACGGGAATGCTCAAAAGGGCCAAGCTTCTAATATTTCGAAGAAGCGATCGTTAGTTTGTTGATGTTTGATTTGCTTTTACCAGAGTTGCTCACTCTACCACAAAGGTTGAAAGGGCCAAGCGAAAggagtttcactcgatcgaatttGACACACACTATCATCCTCCTTTTAAGAAATATCGTTGTTTCTCTTCAGTAAAGACTTCGAGTTCCGTTACTTCGGTTACTTTAAGTAGTTCAGGGGTCTCTAATCCCCCTTTGTTTGTATTTTCGATGCACAATATGTACTAGTTTTATTTATCTATGAAagtttattgttgtcaaaaaaaaaaaaaaaagaaatagtaGCAAGTCACCCATGAAGCAAAATTATAAGCGgtacaatgttttttttttaatttcatatCTTAATTAGAATTGTACTCCGTATTGTATAGTCCGAGCGTAAGTCGATCTAAGAGTTTAGCATTttgttgttttcattttttttatttaaaaaggtTAATCCTAATAAAAAGTAGGCAATCGCATAGTAAAAATGAAGCATAGGCCAAAATTGAACGCTTGAAAATTGTTTTTATACATGCAACATGTCAGCTATTTGTTTCGATTGAAATACAAACTCTCCATGCTAGGTATATGCTGGCATTGTAAATTTATAATCTTTATGACTTTTATTATCAGTTAAGATTTAAGATAAACACAGTCAAATTCTTACTTAACTTTTATATTTATGTGTGCAGTTTTTTCATAAATTCTTATATTAATACCAAATTTAGAATGTTTTAACTCCTTAAATACAACCCTCAGAGCTTTATTTAACATTACCCTTatgttatacggagtatatttgtTCAAGTAAAATCTTTTCATGGAAGAATTAAGTAATTTAAAAAAGATAGAGACTCTTACATTGCTCGAAAGTCATTCGCTAAAGTTGGACTAATTAGTGTATCTTACAACTATATAATTTACAATATATATAAGCTGATTTATCATATAAAATACACGATTCATATTGTAATTGCTTCATTACATGATAATATGCTATAAAGTCTAAAATCATCCTAAAATTTGCTCACTATACGTGGCCTTACCCCTCATGCACCACCTAACCACCACCAAGACCTATCTTACTATGATCTCGAACACCTACGAAACTACCGAATCGCTAACCTTAGATCATCAACTTCTAAAAATTGAGTTAAATCTTATATTCGAAACTTGGCTATGTCAAATTTATATTTTTGAAGTACTCgttcatataaaatgaacaaGAGAATTTGGATTGAGATTAGCTCATTCATAGTACGTGAAATCCATCAAATAAATTCAATATTAATCATGTTAGAAGGGAAAATACAAACGGATAATATAATTATGAGAGATTTCATGTGCTATGATAAATTCAATATAATTTTAAAGTACTCGATCATATAAATTCAATATTAATCACCGAGTACAAATAGTATACCTACGTATACTAAAGGGTACTTCAAGATAAAATAATGAATCCTACAAATAGTATACAACTCAATTTTTTGAGAAAAAATGTGCCCTAGAGAAAACCCTAGTTAAGCGACTCTAGAACACCTTTTTTCCTTCGTTTGATCCTTTACCGTGGCTAGAAATTCATCAAGCAAGACAAAGAATAAGAGATCTAGTAGACTTACCATGGCAAGGAGTACAAAAAAGAGtgctgagaagagaaaggaaCCATCTAAGAAGAGACCTTCAGAGGAGGACGTAATGAAAACAAAGGCCATGCAGGAAGACACAGGTGTTACTGGATTGGCTTTTGATGCTATTGAGGATGAACCTGCTGAGGGTAACCCTGCTTGGATTACCAAAAGAGAGAAGAAAACGAAAGTTACTGATGCAGACGATGAAATTACAGAAAATCTGATTTAGTTTACATATGATGACATAAAGGAGGAGGTAGAGTATTGGAATAACGCGGTATATTGCTTTGTATTGGGAGCTAACCCTCCATGGGAAGTCTTGAATGGCTTCATAAACTGTATTTGGAGCAAACATAATGTGGACAAAATATCTTTCATGCCAAATGGAATTTTCCTAGTAAGATTCAAGGACATTAAGGATAGAGAGGCAGTGCTACAAGTAGGACATTTTATGTTCGATAATAAACCTCTTATTGTTCGTCCTTGGATGCAAATGTGGAGCTTACAAAAGCAGATGTTAAGAATGTTCCTACCTGGATACGAATTCATGCTCTGCCTCTAAAATACTGGGGTAGATGCCTTCCTGCTATTGCTGGTCTGGTGGGAAAGTTCCAACGTGCTGACCAAGCCACAATAGACAAGACACGACTGGGATTTGCCCGAGTCATGATTGAGGTCACTGTGGGACAACAATTTCCTGGGAAAGTTAAATTTTTAGATGAACGTGGACAGATAGTTTCACTGGATGTTGAATTTGAATGGAAACCTACTATTTGTTCCAAATGTAAGGGTATTGGACATGAGCAAGCCACTTGTAGAACAGGGACACAAAACACCAGTAAGAAAAAGATTGTGCAGAAGGTTTGGAAGCCTGTTGTGAAGGCACCAGTGGACCCCATACTGGTAACTCAAACCCCAAGGACATCTATTATGCAGAACACCATTAGTACTCCTGTGAAGTCTATCAGTAGTGCTTGTGTAACTCCTGAAAGGTCATTCAAGGATGCCACTGTAAACACTGCAAGTCCATTGTCTCCTAATGCTGGTATTGTTTCAAATAGTCACCCTCATTCCCCTGGTTTAAATGAATAACATTGGATTCTGGAATGTTAGAGGTCTGAATAGTGTAAATAAACAGAATAATGTCAAATGGTTTTTACACAATAAAGATATTGGTTTATTTGGTCTTGTTGAAACAAAATTTAATGGTGCAAATGTGAGTAATATTTCCTCCACTATGCTTGAAGGCTGGAGTGTTACAACTAATTCTCAGGCTCATAGAGGAGGTAGGGTGTGGGTTCTTTGGAAACCTAGTCTGTTTGATGTCTTGGTTCTGCAATATGATGCTCAATTCATCCACACTAGGGTAACATCCAGAGTGACTCAACATCAATTTTTCCT
This sequence is a window from Silene latifolia isolate original U9 population chromosome 8, ASM4854445v1, whole genome shotgun sequence. Protein-coding genes within it:
- the LOC141595400 gene encoding uncharacterized protein LOC141595400 translates to MPNGIFLVRFKDIKDREAVLQVGHFMFDNKPLIVRPWMQMWSLQKQMLRICLPAIAGLVGKFQRADQATIDKTRLGFARVMIEVTVGQQFPGKVKFLDERGQIVSLDVEFEWKPTICSKCKGIGHEQATCRTGTQNTSKKKIVQKVWKPVVKAPVDPILVTQTPRTSIMQNTISTPVKSISSACVTPERSFKDATVNTASPLSPNADIGLFGLVETKFNGANVSNISSTMLEGWSVTTNSQAHRGGRVWVLWKPSLFDVLVLQYDAQFIHTRVTSRVTQHQFFLTVIYAFNEGADRRDLWKKLELFGTQCIGPLALAGDFNTVINPAVRLGGNTKQSDMDEFIECTDNCGMIDISTTGAYYTWNNKQEPRLGFTSRIVIHG